The Theileria orientalis strain Shintoku DNA, chromosome 2, complete genome genome has a window encoding:
- a CDS encoding membrane skeletal protein IMC1 codes for MVGLKSIELKESDDFKSDFESKKSKLDSKDEANLSFYECPTAAASIQGFGEDNRYNSNSLDSEQDFNYYDGLGKTESLQFSNNSDSFNFSDLGTNCSDGGSVSTSQFTKAKGGYFAGYQAVLFEGTPTLKKGPEKFLDENSLKLSDNNINYLQENKPELNYLQMKRDFNNTGVGTPFASEIKMDNNFVSFTPNFTFAQTPTFEASYSGQSNKQETVIPFTVTSVRSEASNMNDFMKTGASPVGMSPNVTFVNAALLPSIAEGSVSEAGSSVTGKGSTLSYVQEGFETIAVPKYRPVEVVERTVEVPVVHHIDTFVPKKEIQEVESYVKKPYTKYVDKVVEVPQVHYTDKIVEVPEYHEITKTVPRVEVQEKTNYVPKVEVKVVPKYVEVPVVKIVDKYEEYEQVEEVVKHVEKVEVVEVPKEVVKTVVKPVRKIVEKEKIVPVYEHRDVPVEKIRYVPKVETVEHLREVPKVVDVPVPYSVPKHQFVDQPYVVPKYRDVPVAVPVAKTVKPVYEDKGPTNYVDVPVHKPYFVIHDHLNFKPVNTFATNTNANPFQAPNLNTTFVNTSFNVNPTTFAPNQPNWNPGFSNNFVPNSNNSKHFVPNNDFKAFNSGTEYKDYQEVSYKVVGMNKVDLDKMAPEEKKKAQDKLNEALANPDFEVYKKSLEGNFNSKPNTVETNFNFANANAATAQFNNWTNVPNANFNGAPGFNGLNAGNFSGFSNVNTDNKGNTNHQNNHNATVNDYQSANNATAHQNSQSGLTANFGNSFNRSSSNLGSSWSRWSQNPLNNNPYPNSAGGFQGSLSNNFGNKYKYDGNYSTSLSNWTDRLFKFFTGSKSPASANSNLAFNAANSNQHSGHVSANKTDSYPNAKNPFDGLNTPSSKNNFWSRPSYNLLQESFRNWKVPNMNLDLERNTPTNKMFFQETENPYAKSPTDQYYMSSGSGSVGHRAEKFPDKSQVYPSSEVNSPTA; via the exons ATGGTAGGTTTGAAATCAATAGAATTGAAAGAGAGCgatgattttaaatctgaTTTTGAATcaaaaaaaagtaaattagaTTCTAAAGATGAGGCTAACTTGTCATTTTATGAGTGTCCAACAGCAGCTGCGTCAATACAAGGTTTCGGAGAAGATAATAGATACAATTCTAATAGCTTAGATTCCGAGCAAGATTTTAACTACTACGACGGTCTAGGGAAGACCGAATCTTTGCAATTTTCAAACAACTCTGACAGTTTTAACTTTAGTGACCTGGGTACCAACTGCTCCGACGGAGGATCAGTATCAACTTCTCAATTCACTAAAGCGAAGGGAGGCTACTTTGCGGGGTATCAGGCTGTGCTATTCGAAGGGACGCCGACTCTGAAGAAGGGACCCGAGAAGTTTTTGGATGAGAATTCGCTTAAGTTATCCGacaacaatataaattatttacaagAAAATAAACCAGAGTTAAACTATTTACAAATGAAGAGAGACTTTAATAACACAGGGGTGGGAACTCCGTTTGCTTCTGAAATTAAGATGGACAACAACTTCGTGTCATTCACTCCCAATTTTACGTTCGCGCAAACTCCCACGTTTGAAGCCAGTTACTCGGGGCAGTCCAACAAGCAGGAAACAGTGATACCTTTTACTGTAACGAGTGTGCGCTCAGAGGCCTCGAACATGAATGATTTCATGAAGACTGGGGCCAGTCCAGTTGGAATGTCGCCTAATGTGACCTTCGTCAACGCTGCACTGCTCCCCTCGATTGCTGAAGGCTCCGTTTCAGAAGCCGGTTCTTCGGTAACAGGAAAGGGCTCCACTCTTTCATACGTTCAGGAGGGGTTCGAAACT ATTGCGGTTCCCAAGTACAGACCAGTTGAAGTGGTCGAGAGGACAGTTGAGGTGCCAGTGGTCCACCACATTGACACATTTGTGCCTAAGAAGGAGATTCAGGAGGTCGAGAGTTACGTGAAGAAGCCGTACACCAAGTACGTGGATAAGGTGGTTGAGGTTCCCCAAGTTCACTACACCGACAAGATTGTGGAGGTGCCCGAGTACCATGAAATCACTAAGACCGTTCCGAGGGTGGAGGTCCAGGAGAAGACAAACTACGTGCCAAAGGTTGAGGTCAAGGTGGTACCAAAGTACGTCGAGGTGCCAGTTGTTAAAATAGTGGACAAGTACGAGGAGTACGAACAG GTCGAGGAAGTGGTGAAGCACGTTGAGAAGGTTGAGGTTGTGGAAGTTCCCAAGGAGGTGGTCAAGACTGTGGTAAAGCCCGTACGCAAAATAGTGGAAAAGGAGAAAATAGTGCCAGTCTATGAg CATCGTGACGTGCCGGTTGAAAAGATAAGGTACGTGCCCAAGGTTGAGACTGTTGAGCACCTGCGTGAGGTTCCCAAAGTAGTTGACGTGCCTGTGCCCTACAGTGTGCCCAAGCACCAGTTCGTCGATCAGCCTTACGTTGTTCCCAAATACCGCGATGTTCCAGTGGCGGTTCCAGTTGCGAAGACTGTGAAGCCTGTTTACGAGGACAAGGGCCCGACCAACTACGTCGACGTGCCCGTCCACAAGCCTTACTTCGTAATTCATGACCACCTTAACTTTAAGCCGGTCAACACCTTTGCAACGAACACCAATGCTAACCCTTTTCAAGCCCCAAACCTGAACACCACGTTTGTCAACACCAGCTTCAACGTGAACCCAACTACGTTTGCTCCAAATCAGCCCAATTGGAACCCAGGATTCAGCAACAACTTCGTTCCCAACTCCAACAACAGCAAACACTTCGTTCCCAACAACGACTTCAAGGCCTTTAACTCTGGAACCGAGTACAAGGACTATCAGGAGGTGAGTTACAAGGTCGTTGGGATGAACAAGGTCGACCTCGACAAGATGGCCCCagaggaaaagaagaaggcgCAGGATAAGTTGAACGAGGCGCTAGCGAATCCCGACTTTGAAGTCTACAAGAAGTCGCTTGAGGGCAACTTTAACTCGAAACCTAACACTGTTGAGACGAACTTCAACTTTGCTAACGCCAATGCTGCTACTGCCCAATTCAACAACTGGACCAACGTTCCAAACGCCAACTTTAACGGCGCTCCTGGGTTCAATGGGTTAAATGCTGGCAACTTCAGTGGTTTTAGCAACGTCAACACCGATAACAAAGGCAACACCAACCATCAGAATAACCACAATGCCACTGTCAACGACTATCAGAGTGCTAACAACGCCACGGCCCATCAGAACAGTCAGAGCGGTTTAACGGCTAATTTTGGAAACAGCTTCaacaggtcctccagcaACCTCGGAAGCAGCTGGAGCAGGTGGAGCCAGAACCCTCTCAACAACAACCCTTACCCCAACTCTGCTGGCGGTTTCCAGGGCAGCTTAAGCAATAATTTCGGTAACAAGTATAAGTATGACGGTAACTATTCGACCTCGCTCTCTAACTGGACTGACCGACTCTTCAAGTTTTTCACGGGCTCGAAGTCGCCAGCCTCAGCCAACTCCAATCTAGCCTTTAACGCCGCGAACTCCAACCAACACTCCGGTCATGTTTCTGCAAACAAAACCGACTCTTACCCTAACGCGAAGAATCCTTTTGACGGGCTCAACACTCCCAGCTCCAAGAACAACTTCTGGAGCAGGCCTAGTTACAACCTTCTTCAGGAGTCCTTCCGAAACTGGAAGGTCCCCAACATGAACTTAGACTTGGAGAGAAACACTCCCACGAACAAGATGTTTTTTCAGGAGACTGAGAACCCCTATGCCAAGTCTCCTACTGACCAGTACTACATGAGCAGCGGCAGTGGAAGTGTCGGCCACCGAGCTGAAAAGTTCCCAGACAAGTCACAGGTTTATCCCAGCTCCGAAGTCAACAGTCCCACTGCGTAG
- a CDS encoding 60S ribosomal protein L17: protein MVKYSREPSNLTKSAKSYGSYLRVHFKNTYETASAIKGMLVKDAKRYLNDVIERKRCVPFRKFRGGVGRCAQAKQFKVTQGRWPEKSCRFLLDLLTNLEANAEVKGLDMDNLKLEHVQVNRAPVGRRRSYRAHGRIIPFLSHPCHVELIAVEQEQHVPRHTSTEKKVRKLNKRELARLRLRSGKSL, encoded by the exons ATGGTTAAGTACTCTAGAGAGCCTAGCAATTTGACCAAGAGCGCCAAGTCGTACGGATCTTATTTACGTGTCCACTTCAAGAATACCTACGAAACGGCATCCGCTATCAAGGGGATGTTGGTAAAGGACGCAAAGCGCTACTTGAACGACGTTATCGAACGCAAGAGATGCGTGCCATTCAGAAAGTTCCGCGGTGGTGTTGGAAGATGTGCCCAGGCAAAGCAATTCAAAGTAACCCAGGGAAGATGGCCAGAAAAATCGTGCCGCTTCCTCTTGGACCTGTTGACGAATCTGGAAGCAAACGCCGAG GTTAAGGGACTGGATATGGATAACCTTAAGTTGGAGCATGTCCAGGTAAACAGAGCTCCAGTTGGAAGAAGGCGCTCGTACAGAGCACACGGAAGGATCATTCCATTTCTGTCGCACCCATGCCACGTCGAACTGATAGCAGTGGAGCAGGAACAGCACGTCCCAAGACACACCTCGACCGAAAAGAAGGTAAGGAAGCTGAACAAGCGAGAATTGGCAAGACTGAGACTCAGAAGCGGAAAGTccctttaa
- a CDS encoding calmodulin: MADQLSEEQIAEFKEAFSLFDKDGDGSITTKELGTIMRSLGQNPTEAELQDMINEIDTNSSGTIDFPEFLLLMARKMKECDTEEELIQAFKVFDRDGNGFISAQELRHVMTNLGERLTDDEVDEMLREADIDGDGKINYEEFVKLMVSK; encoded by the exons ATGGCTGATCAATTGAGTGAAGAACAGATTGCTGAGTTTAAAGAAGCCTTTTCTCTATTCGACAAGGATGGAGATGGAA gTATTACTACAAAGGAGCTTGGTACCATAATGAGATCACTGGGTCAAAATCCTACCGAAGCTGAGCTCCAGGACATGATAAATGAGATCGACACAAACTCAAGCG GAACAATTGATTTCCCGGAGTTTCTGCTTCTAATGGCCCGTAAAATGAAAGAGTGTGATACTGAAGAGGAGCTCATACAGGCCTTTAAGGTGTTCGATCGTGATGGAAACg GGTTTATAAGTGCGCAGGAACTGAGGCACGTTATGACCAACTTGGGAGAAAGACTCACTGACGACGAAGTAGATGAGATGTTGAGGGAGGCCGACATTGATGGCGATGGAAAGATCAACTACGAGGAGTTTGTGAAGTTGATGGTTTCAAAATAA